In Paraburkholderia youngii, the genomic stretch CGCGACGAGAGCTTCACCGCGATCGCGATGCAAACGAGCAGCGGCGCGAGGGCCACGATCGCGGTCGCCGCGAACAGCCGGTCGAAAATTTCCTTCTTCAGCATCGCGTTGGCCGACAGCGGCGAGGCGACCAGATTGATCGCCGGCACGCCGAGCAGATCGACCACGCCGCTGCCTTCGAACAGCGCATGGCTGCGCACGTCCGGCATGAAGCGGATATTCACGAGGTCGTCGCGGAACTCGTCGATCAGCGCGCAGATCAGCGGCTCTTCGGACAGCGACAGCATCAGCCATAGCTCGTGCACGTCGTTGCTGCGGATGTAGTCGGCCAGCAGATCGACGCGATCGAACACCGGCACGCGCGGATTCGTGACGCCAGAGTCGTCCGGGCGCGTGTTGTAGACGGCGGTCGCGCGAAAGCCCGCGCTCGGCGCCGACTCGATGCGACGCAGGATCGCATCGCACTGCGAGCCGCTGCCGACGATCGCGACCTGATGCAGGTTCATGCCCGCGCCGCGCGCCCGCGCGAGCACCGCGTGCGTAATCACCCGATTCGCGATCAGCAGGCCGCCCGTCGTCGCCGTCCAGTACGAGAACCACAGCCGCGACACGATATCGATGCGATGCAGCGAGTACATCAGCACGAGCGCGCAGGCCTGCACGATCAGCCACGCGAGCGACACCTGCCCGGCGAGCCCGAGCTTCGAGCGGCCGCGCCATGATTCATATACCCCGAACGCGGGGAAGATCGCGAGCGCGAACGCAGCCGAAAACATCACCAGCGCCCAGTAGAAACCCGACTGGCCGAGATAGTCGAAGCGAATCCGTGACGCCACGGTCGCGCCCGCCAATACCAAAGCGACATCGAAAATCCGCGCGAGCAGATCCTGAAACTTGCGCATTGTCCTTACCTCGTTCTGCCTTCCTGTACGCAAAAAGGGTGTGCATGGGCTGCCTACGGGCAGCGGCCGTAGTTGTCGTCGAACCTCACGATGTCGTCTTCGCCGAGATAGGTACCCGACTGAATTTCGATGATTTCAAGCGGCACCCTGCCCGGGTTTTCGAGCCGGTGACGCGTGCCGAGCGGAATATAGGTCGATTCGTTTTCGCTGAGCAGGAACTGCTCTTCGCCGCGCGTGACGAGCGCGGTGCCGCGCACGACCACCCAATGCTCGGCGCGATGATGATGCAGTTGCAATGACAGCTTCGCGCCGGGCGTCACGACGATGCGCTTGACCTGGAAGCGCTCGCCGCGATCGATCGAATCGTAGAAGCCCCACGGGCGCCGCACCTTGCGATGCGCGTCGGCCTCCGGCGCGTGCTGCGCCTTGATGCGCGACACGAGCCCCTTGACGTCCTGCACATGCGAGCGGTCCACCACGAGCACCGCGTCGGCGGTCTCGACCACGACGACGTTGGCGGTGCCGACGCACGCGACCAGCCGCCCTTCCGAATGCGCATAGCAGGACACCGCGCCTTCGAACGTCACGCGCCCGCGCCCGGCGTTGCCGTTCGGGTCCTTCTCCATCGCGGCCCATACCGCGTCCCACGAGCCGAGGTCGGACCAGCCGGCTTCGAGCGGGATCACGACGCCGGGCGGCATGACCGCGGCCGGGTTTCGAGCTTGCGTCTCGCTCTGCGCCGCGCCTTGCGTTTCGGCGTTGCTCGCGCTGTCGCCTTCTGCCGGCGGCGGTTCGGTCAGACGCTCCATCACCGCGTAGTCGATCGAATCGGCGGGCACGTCGAGGAACGTGTCGTGCGACGGCCGGAACACGTCGCCGTCCTGCTTGCCGCTCGCGAACGCGCTCGTGCACGGCGCATGCATGTCGGGCCGCAGCGACGCGAGCGTGTCGAGCCACACGCGCGCACGCACGATGAAGATGCCGCTATTCCACCAATAGGTGCCCGCGCTCAGGTATTGCCGCGCGATTTCCTCGGCGGGCTTCTCGACGAAACCGTCGATCGCGTGGCCGCCGGCGGCCAATGCCGCGCCGATGCGGATATAGCCGAAGCCGGTGTCGGGACGCGTCGGCGGCACGCCGAGCGTCGCGATCGCGCCCTCGCTCGCGTGGTGCGCCGCGCACGCCAGCGCGCGCTGCAGCGCGGGCACGTCCGCGATCGCGTGATCGGCCGGCATCACGATCAGGATCGCGTCGTCGCCGGCGGCGCACGCGAGCGATGCCGCGAGTGTCAGCGCCGGCGCCGTGTCGCGGCGCGCGGGTTCGACGATCAGACGCGCGTCGACGCCGTTTTCATGCAACTGTTCGGCGATCACGAAGCGATGCTCCTCGCCGCACACGACGATCGGCGATGCGTCGACGCTCCAGCCCGCCGGGAAGCCCTCGAGCCGCCGCGCGGTCGCCTGCAGCAGCGAGTCGGAGCCGACCACGTCGATCAGCTGCTTCGGAAAGTTTTCGCGCGACACCGGCCAAAGCCGCGTGCCCGAGCCACCCGCGAGAATGACCGGGACGATGTGCGCGCAGCGCGCGCCAGCAACCCCGGCGCTTGCGCCGTTCGGCTCGACGGATCGGGCGCTCACACCTGCCTGCGTCAACATATCGGGAATCCTTATCGGTCTGCAAGGTACAACGAACAACGGACCCGTCCCCGCCTGCACTGCGCGGTGACCGGGTTGGCTCCGCCGGTGCTACTCGCCCGCCATGCGGCGGCTCTGAATCCTGAACTCGGTCGGCGAAATCCTCATTCGCTTGCGAAACACTTTCGCGAGCCGATCGCCGTTGCCCATCCCGGTTCGACGGGCGATCTTGTCGACCGGCAATTCCGATTCGGTCAACAGGCTGCACGTCACCGCGAGGCGCTCGTGCAACAGGAAACTCGACGGCGTAATACCCATTTCCATCTTGAAGCGGCGCAGAAAGTTGCGCTCGCTCATCGCCGCGAACTGCGCGGCATCCGCAATCGAAATCGCCTGCTGGCAGTTTTCCTGCAGCCAGCGCGCCGCCGCGCGAACCTTGTCGCCGGGACTCATGCCGCCGTCCTCGCCGAGCAGCGGCGCGAGGTTCGTGCACGAGTCCGACAGCAGCCGTTCGGCTGCCGAGCGTGCGGTCGCGTTGCCAAGATCGCGCTTGATCATCGCGAGCGCGCTGCGCATCGCTTCCAGCCGGTCGCTCAGTTCGACGGCACCCTGCTCTGCCGAACCCGTACCATTCCTGGCCACAGTTGGCTGGCGCAGGTCGCTCGCATCCTTGTCCTCGGGCAGCGCCGCCGCGTCGAGCACCGCGCGCCCTTCGGCGATCGAGCGGATCATCGCGGTGTTGCGACGCACCCGCCGCAGCCATCCGAGCACACGCTCATCGCGCGCTGCGGACGCCGCGCCCTTGCCGCCCGCCACATAGAGCGCATCGAAGCCGACGTAATGGCGCGCGTCGAGTCCGTCGGTCCATACGCGCAACCCCGACGACGAACTCACCATGCCGCCGTCGGCGGATAAAAACGATACGTCGTACAGCCACGCGCCCGAACCAGAAGTGGAGAGTTCGTTGGCAGCCTGGAACACCTCGGCGATAACTCCCGCTCCTTGCAGCGAGCAGTCGTTGAACAACAGAATCGCGACACGACGCACGCCCTTGTTCGGCGCATGCACCCAGCGCAGCATTGCAGACTCGAGACTCGCGCAGGTCATAGTCATCCTCTCGACAGAAAACGATCAACTACACCTTTGACGATCACGCGCAATGCGAACTCCGCGCAGTGCATCATAGCGACGACCTCCGACGCTCTGCCGCCATGTCCGAAAGTGCAGACATATTGGCGCTATGACCACATGATCGGCCAGTGCAATTCGGCTCAATACCGAAGCGACCGTCTTTTCAATGGATTAATCGTCTATCCGCATATGGTTGAATATGCACTCGTGAATCTTAAAGCAATTTGAAAAATGAATGCGTACGCCAGCGCACACTGTGGGGCTACTCGAAAAACGGCGCACCTCCGCTTTATTCACCCACTGGCGCGTATTTTAAAAGCGATTTTTTGCTGGGATCCGCCGACGATGAGTGGAATGCACCCCACCCCCTTGGCAAGCCCAGCTTCATCGGCAAGCTGCGCTGACCATCGGTGCAAGCGCCGCGCGACCGCCCATTTCCACCGTCCAATACAGGCACTCAACGCGCCAGAATAGATTATTTAAATCATTTTTATTGGCGGTTGGAATATAAACATGGCGATTAACGTTTCAGACCTGAAACATTGATATCCGACAACTTTAGCGTCACCGCAATAGGCGGGCCAATGGCGGAATACATCGGGTGCGACCGGGTGCATTTCCGCCAACCGATTGCGGAAAGGCACTATGCGGTTCTTCGCAAGGATGGTCGCGGACAGCGAACGAAGCCCGCTTCGCGGTACGCAACGAAGGTGACACCCATCCAGAACGCGCCGCGTAATGGCACGCTGCGACGATAGTTCGGCGTCGCCTGACAGGCTTACGGCGGGCAAGCGCACATAGAAATGATGTTGAACGGGCTACGATGCCCCCGACAAACGCGCTGGAACCGCACACATGAACGGCATTTCATGGATCACGCTGATACTTGCCACGATGATCGGCGGGTTCCTGTTCGCCATGATCGGCGTCGTGCTGCTCGCGCTGCTGCTCGGCAACGTGTCGGACCGGCTGTCGAGCAACGACGAGACTCGCCAGGACTCCTAGCTACTTCGAAAGATCCTCGAGCGCGACATCGCGCGTCTTCGGCCCCAGCGTACCGATCGCGACCATGACGATCGCCATCGCCCCCGAGATGAACACGAACACGCCGTTCACGCCGAAGCGGCCGAGGCAGGCGGCGATCGCGAACGCCGAGAACATCGCCGAAATCCGGCTCCACGAATAAACGAAGCCGACCGCGCGCGCGCGGATGCCGGTCGGAAACAGCTCGGCCTGATACGCGTGATAGCTGTACGAAATGATGTTGCCCGCGAGCACGAGGCACACGCCGAGACTCACGAGCAGCACCGTCTCGCGCGCCTGGCTGAACGCGAGTCCGCACACGACGTTGACCGCCGCCATGCAGATGATGACGCTCTTGCGCTCGAAGCGATCGGCGATCAGCAATCCCAGCAACGGACCGAGCGGCGCCGCGATCGCGATGATGCTCGCGTACATCAGACTCGTCGTCACCGTGACGCCCTGCTTGATCAGCAGCGTCGGAATCCAGTTCGCGAAGCCGTAGTAGCCCATCGTCTGGAACACGTGAAAGATGATCAGCATCAGCGTGCGCTTACGATACGGCGGCACCAGCAGATCGCGAAACGCCGCCCGCGCGCGCACCGGTTCGGGCAGCGCGGGCTCGGGCAACGGCAGGCCGCATTGGCGCTGGTACTCGCGCGCGACGCGTGCTTCGAGACGCGTCATCACCGCGTCGGCTTCTTCGAGGCGGCCCTTTTGCGCGAGCCAGCGCGGGCTCTCCGGCAAACCTCTGCGAATCCACCACACGACGATCGCGCCAATCGCGCCGATCAGCACGACCACACGCCAGCCATCGAGACCGAACACCCGTTGCGGCACCAGCAGATACGACAGGAACGCGACGATCGGCACCGCGCAGAAGCCGACCGCCTGCGAACACGCCGAAGCGCGCCCGCGAATGTGCTTCGGCACGAGCTCGGAGATATACGTGCCGATCGTGACGATCTCGACGCCGATGCCGATGCCCGCGATAAAGCGCCAGCAGTTCAAGCCGAGCGCCGTGTGCTGGAACGCCATCACGACGTTGGCCGCCGTATACCACAGCAGCGACCACGTGAAGATTGCGCGGCGGCCGAAGCGGTCGGCGAGAAAGCCGCACGCCGCCGTGCCGATGAACAGGCCCGCGAACAGCGCGGCGATGAAACTCGCGACGCCGCTCGTGCCGAACAGCCCGCGCGTCGTGGCCGTGAGCAGCCCGCTATGCACGAGCCCCGGCGCGATGTAGCCGGAGTACATCAGGTCGTAGAGTTCGAAGAACATGCCGAAGCTCAGCAGCATCACGAGCTGCCAGATCGTGCGGGTCGCGGGCAGCCGGTCGAGCCGCGCGGAAATCCGCGCGCCATCGAGCGCGATCGCGCCGGCGCGGCCCGCCGCTGCCGCACCGGCGCCCGCGTCCGTGGGTGAGCCATCGAGCGCGCCGGCCGCTTCGCCGAGCGCAGTGGCGTACATCGCCTGATTCGACGATTTCATCGTCTGTCTCCAGAGTTTTTGGTCTATTGCCCGTTGCAACGGGTGCGGCGCGGCACGGCCCTCGTGCAGCCGCTCGTGCAGCCGCTCACGCAGCCGCGCGCGGCTCCCGCGATTGCACGCCACCGCTCAGCTCCGCGATCCGCGCCTCGTCGAAGCCGAGTTCGCGCAGCACGTCGACGGTGTGCTCGCCGATCTTCGCGATGGGCTGGCGCGGTCCGAGACGCGCACCGTCGAGCGAAATCGGCAGCAATGGCATCGCGGTTTCGCTGCCGTCGTCGAGCGTCAACGGCACGAGACCGCCGCTCGCGTTCAGGTGCGGGTCGTCGAACAGCTCTTCGGGCTTCGTGATCGACGCGAACGGAATGTGATTGCGCTCGAACAGCGGCACGAGCGTCGCGCCGTCGAAACGGCTCAGGCTTTCGCCGAGCGTCGGCAGCAGCCAGCCGCGCGCGAGCACGCGGTCGTTGTTGGTCGCGAGGCGCGCATCGGCGAGCAGATCGTCGCGCTCGAGAATCGCGCACAGCGCGCGCCACTGCGCGTCGCCGGTCGCGGCGATGAACATCTGCTCGCCGTGCGCGAGCGTGAACACGTCGTAGACGGCCCAGGCGCTGATGCGCTCGGGCATCGGCGCTGCGGCCACGCCGGTGGCCGCGAACTGCTGCATGTGCTGCGCACTCAGCAGCACGCAGTTCTCGAACA encodes the following:
- a CDS encoding GlxA family transcriptional regulator gives rise to the protein MTCASLESAMLRWVHAPNKGVRRVAILLFNDCSLQGAGVIAEVFQAANELSTSGSGAWLYDVSFLSADGGMVSSSSGLRVWTDGLDARHYVGFDALYVAGGKGAASAARDERVLGWLRRVRRNTAMIRSIAEGRAVLDAAALPEDKDASDLRQPTVARNGTGSAEQGAVELSDRLEAMRSALAMIKRDLGNATARSAAERLLSDSCTNLAPLLGEDGGMSPGDKVRAAARWLQENCQQAISIADAAQFAAMSERNFLRRFKMEMGITPSSFLLHERLAVTCSLLTESELPVDKIARRTGMGNGDRLAKVFRKRMRISPTEFRIQSRRMAGE
- a CDS encoding sugar phosphate nucleotidyltransferase, with the translated sequence MLTQAGVSARSVEPNGASAGVAGARCAHIVPVILAGGSGTRLWPVSRENFPKQLIDVVGSDSLLQATARRLEGFPAGWSVDASPIVVCGEEHRFVIAEQLHENGVDARLIVEPARRDTAPALTLAASLACAAGDDAILIVMPADHAIADVPALQRALACAAHHASEGAIATLGVPPTRPDTGFGYIRIGAALAAGGHAIDGFVEKPAEEIARQYLSAGTYWWNSGIFIVRARVWLDTLASLRPDMHAPCTSAFASGKQDGDVFRPSHDTFLDVPADSIDYAVMERLTEPPPAEGDSASNAETQGAAQSETQARNPAAVMPPGVVIPLEAGWSDLGSWDAVWAAMEKDPNGNAGRGRVTFEGAVSCYAHSEGRLVACVGTANVVVVETADAVLVVDRSHVQDVKGLVSRIKAQHAPEADAHRKVRRPWGFYDSIDRGERFQVKRIVVTPGAKLSLQLHHHRAEHWVVVRGTALVTRGEEQFLLSENESTYIPLGTRHRLENPGRVPLEIIEIQSGTYLGEDDIVRFDDNYGRCP
- a CDS encoding MFS transporter → MKSSNQAMYATALGEAAGALDGSPTDAGAGAAAAGRAGAIALDGARISARLDRLPATRTIWQLVMLLSFGMFFELYDLMYSGYIAPGLVHSGLLTATTRGLFGTSGVASFIAALFAGLFIGTAACGFLADRFGRRAIFTWSLLWYTAANVVMAFQHTALGLNCWRFIAGIGIGVEIVTIGTYISELVPKHIRGRASACSQAVGFCAVPIVAFLSYLLVPQRVFGLDGWRVVVLIGAIGAIVVWWIRRGLPESPRWLAQKGRLEEADAVMTRLEARVAREYQRQCGLPLPEPALPEPVRARAAFRDLLVPPYRKRTLMLIIFHVFQTMGYYGFANWIPTLLIKQGVTVTTSLMYASIIAIAAPLGPLLGLLIADRFERKSVIICMAAVNVVCGLAFSQARETVLLVSLGVCLVLAGNIISYSYHAYQAELFPTGIRARAVGFVYSWSRISAMFSAFAIAACLGRFGVNGVFVFISGAMAIVMVAIGTLGPKTRDVALEDLSK
- a CDS encoding undecaprenyl-phosphate glucose phosphotransferase — encoded protein: MRKFQDLLARIFDVALVLAGATVASRIRFDYLGQSGFYWALVMFSAAFALAIFPAFGVYESWRGRSKLGLAGQVSLAWLIVQACALVLMYSLHRIDIVSRLWFSYWTATTGGLLIANRVITHAVLARARGAGMNLHQVAIVGSGSQCDAILRRIESAPSAGFRATAVYNTRPDDSGVTNPRVPVFDRVDLLADYIRSNDVHELWLMLSLSEEPLICALIDEFRDDLVNIRFMPDVRSHALFEGSGVVDLLGVPAINLVASPLSANAMLKKEIFDRLFAATAIVALAPLLVCIAIAVKLSSRGPVLFKQKRKGADGRVFTIYKFRSMRVHTEAKGTLSQATRNDKRVTKVGAFLRRTSLDELPQFFNVLRGDMSVVGPRPHALEHDDLYQKVVAGYINRYRIKPGITGWAQINGFRGETDRIEKMERRVEHDLYYLGHWSFALDMRIIGATIVAGLVHRNAY